In Paenibacillus dendritiformis, the DNA window GGCTTCGGGGCGATGCTTGTCGAATCGCTGGTAGGAATTATGGCGCTTATTGCGGCAGCGGCGCTCCAGCCGGCCGATTATTTCGCGATTAATTCGGCGCCGGAAGTATTCAAGACACTCGGAATGTCTACCGTGCATCTGCCGGAGCTGGCGCAGCAGATCGGCCTCGATCTCGAAGGGCGGACCGGCGGAGCCGTCACCTTGGCCGTCGGCATGACGTACATTTTCACCAAAATTCCGTGGTTCAGCCACTTATCGTCCTACTTTTTCCAGTTCGTGATCATGTTCGAGGCGGTCTTCATTCTGACGGCGATTGACGCCGGCACGCGGGTGGCCCGCTATCTGATTCAAGATTTCTTCGGCGACATCTACAAGCCGCTGAAGCAGGTCGATTGGGTGCCCGGCTCCATCTTCGCCAGCGCCTTGGCCTGTCTGATGTGGGGATATCTGCTGTACTCGGGCGATATCGGCTCCGTCTGGGCGCTCTTCGGCGTCTCGAATCAGCTGATGGCATCGATTGGGCTCATCATCGGCGCGACGGTCATTCTGAACATCGCGGATAAGCGGAGATACATGCTGACCTGTCTCATTCCGCTCGCTTACTTGTTCGTCACGGTTAACTATGCCGGTTACTGGATGGTCAAGAACGTGTATCTGAACCCGTCCGCTTCCGGGTACAGCGTATTGAACGCCGTGCTGTCCATCATTATGCTGGTGCTCGGCATCGTCATCATGGTATCCGCCATCAAGAAGTGGATCGAACTGTGGAACGGGCCGCGGGCGAAGCTCGAACCGATTAGCGTCACATAAACGGTTCAGGATCGCTGGTCCGGCAGGGGCTTCATCGAGCGGGCAGTAAATCGGGAAGAATAGTTTGACAAGATTGGCAATCAAAGCTAAAGTAAGACGTGACAATGAACTTTATACGAAATCCGCTGGGGGAGCCGCGCAAGGCGGCTGAGACAAGAGACGCTTGGACCCTTTGAACCTGATCCGGTTAATACCGGCGTAGGGAAGTGGAGACGGCCTTCACAGGTTCGAGTTAAAGCTCTGTTTTCAAGATGACTTGACGAAGCCGCTCCATTTCGGGGCGGCTTTTTCGTATGGCTGCGCCGGGCGCCCTTCAGTTGGATTTCATCGAAAATGAGGCGGAGGTGCTGAGTATGGCCTGTTTTACCGAAGAACTCCGGCGTACGGCGGATCCGATTTTTGCGGCGATTTTTGCCCACCCGTTCGTTCGGGGCATTGCGGAAGGGACGTTGGCGAAGGAACAGCTCATTCACTATGTCAAGCAGGATTTTGAATACTTGAACGCTTTTATCCGGGTATACGGGATTGCGATCTCCAAATGCGACCACCGCGCCGCGATGGCTCTATTTAACGAGCAAATCTCGTTTATTCTGGACAGCGAGACGCACCCGCATCAAAATTTTTGCGACGTCGCCGGGGTGACGTACGAAGAATTGCAAGGCTTCCCTCTGGCCCCGTCGGCGAATCACTATGTCAACCATATGCTGACGGTTGCCCATGGAGGAACGCGGGAAGATATCGTGGCGGCACTGCTGCCCTGCCCTTGGACGTATACCGAGATCGGCCGCAGGCTGCTCGAGGAAGTGAAGCCGGATTCGTCCCATCCGTTCTATGATTGGATGCATTTTTATGGAGATCGGGAGAGCGGGATAACGATGCAGCTTCGCGGACTGCTTGATGGATGGGCGGAGTCATTGTCCGCCGCCCGGAAGCGGCAGCTGGAGGAGCATTTTCTGACCAGCTGCCGGCTGGAATATCTGTTCTGGGACATGGCCTATAGGCTGGAGGACTGGCCGGCGCCTGTCACGGAAGCGGAAGCGGTGCGGGCGTGAATCCAAGGGGGCAGCCGCTCCCCATATCATCAAGAGGCATCAAGGGACGGCGCTCCCTCGTCTATAATATGACGAATACGGTCGTCACCAAGCAAAGGAAGTGAATTCAGGTCATCGCCGTGGTGGAACGCCGAATTCCTGCTATAATCAGGCTGTTGAGAAAGAAGTTTTGAACAGGAAAATGGACATTTCTACCGGACGAAAACTGTACCATTTCCCTGGACACGCCCATCCGGCAGGCGAAATCCGCAAAACTCCACGATTTCTCTAGACACGCCGATTCGGTAAGCGAAATCCTGCAGAAATACAGCAATTCGATATGGACGACTTTTCCAGAAACGGAATCCTGCAAAATTACAGGAATTTCACCCGTTTCGCTTCGGCTTGAAGCAAAAGGGCCTAAAATGATGCAGATTTGCAGCAATTCCTCGGGATGTGGACTCATTAAGCCGAAATTCCTGTAAAATAGCAGCAATTTCCTCCGCACGTCCAAGCCCCAGGAGGCAACGATGCTTCCAGCAGGCCGGATAATGCTTCCAGCAGGCCGATAATGCTTCCTGAAGGCGATGATGTCCCCAGCATCCGACGCGGTCGGTTGGATCCCGTAAAATCAGGCCATTGAGTAGTCTATGGGACTTTTCACCTGTGATGTGGATCTCTTCTCCCGGTAGAAAAAAATCGATTTAAAACGCTCTAAGAGCCAAAGTTTGGATGAGGAAAATGGACCTTCTCCACCCCTTCACAAAAAACAGGGGTTTTCCAACCGCCTGTATAATGCAGGATTCTGCCTCGGATCGGGGCCTGTTTGAGCATCATTCCTGCAAATGTACATCATTTTCCCGACAAAATTCGGGTTTGAGCAGAAATTCCCCGGTGATTGTTGTATATTTGCCGGATTTTCTTTTGCAAGACGCGGCAACGGGGGACAAAGCTGCAGTTTTGCATCATTGTATGGAGATCCGAGCCTGTGACCCGGTTCCGAGGAACGCTGCGGCATTCCCGCAGAGCGGAAGTCCAGTGCTCAGCAGAGCAGAGGCCCGGCATTGCGCAGAGCGGAAGTCCAACGTTCCACAGCCTCGGACGTTACTGCCTCGCCGGAACGGGAATAGCCCTCCTGGGGCCCGTTCGCGGGGAGCGCGGATCGGGCGGCGCACTTGGCCGTCCATCATTCCGGTGGGGACGATTCATGCGCACAGCCCATTCCCAGCCGCTTCCGGCCCGCGCCGGGATACGCCCCGGCGACCGCTACAGCCGCTCGGCTTCCTTCAGCAGCCGCATCACATCTACCTCGCCCGGCGGCTTGGCTTGGAGGTTGCGGGTCTTGCGCCCGCGAACCGGGTTCGCTGTCCGCCGGAGCAGGGCCTTGATCTCGCCCGGCTTCAAGCGCGGCCGCATGGCAAGCAGAAGCGCGATCGCGCCGCTGATATGCGAGGTGGCCATCGAGGTGCCGCTCATCTCGTGATACTTCCCCTTAATCCAGGAGGAGACGATCTTCTCCCCGGGGGCGTAAATATCGACGAATTGCCCCCGGTTGCTGAACGGCGCAATCCGCCGCATGCGATCGGTCGCTCCGACCGAGATCGTCTGGGGATAGCGGGCCGGGTAGTCGATGGATTTGCGCTTCGCGTCGTTCCCGGATGAAGCGACGACGGTGACCCCGGATTGATAGGCCTGGGTCACCGCTTGCAGCAGCGACTTGCTGCGGGATTTCATGCCGAAGCTCATATTAATGATGTGCATCCCGTTGCGGACGCACCATTCAATACCATTGATAATATCAGACACATAAGCGGCCCCATTCTCATCAAATGATTTCACGGGATGGATTAAGGCGCGGGGAGCCACGCCGATAATGCCGTACATTTGATTGGCCGCAGCTATCGTGCCCGCAATATGGGTCCCATGACCGTTGTCATCATACGGCGGCATGCCGCGGTGAACGAAGTTGACTCCCCGCATCAGCGACTGGCGGAGATCGGGATGGCGGTAATCGGCCCCGGTGTCGATTACGCCAATGTGCACGCGGTGGCCTGTGGTCATTCCCCATGCCTGCGGAGCCTTGATCTGCCGCACGCCCCACGGAATCCCCCGTTCCCAGGAGACCGGCCTGTGGGAAGCGGCCTGAATCGCGATCAACGCGTCGTCCTCTATCGTGAACTCGTTCGGATACCGTGACAGCAGCTGTGCAACCGATTCGGGAACCGGGCAGCTCCAGGCGCGGATGAGCGGAAGTTCGCGGAGATGCTGGAGCTCCAGCCGATCCCGGCGAAGCGTGCGGAGCGCCTCGCTGAATGCGGCGAACCGCTTCGGCCGATGGAAGCGAATCAACTTCTTCGCTGGAGGCCGTTCGCTGAAGGACATATCTTGAAGCAACCTGTGCAATAAGGCCGTCATATCCAATGTCGAGTCCCTCCCGACAATTCCTTGTGGGGTATCGTATGCCAAGGGGAGGAGGGTGGACTGGGGTAGCTGCCTTTTTTGCGAAAGTTAGGCCTTCTCCCGTGTCAAAAGGCGGCTGCGGACATAGGATGAAGAAGAGCCGGCGAAGGGCTTTGCACACGGTAGACGAGGTGTAAACCTCTCTGTGGTGCGGATACAGTCGAACGCGAAGGGATGCCCTTCGCGTTTCTTTTTTCTCTCAATGGAAGCGAAGGGAGACAGACATGTGGCATTTTTTTGTCCGCGCCGCGAAAACTTGCTTTTTCATGGAAAATCGGTTTTACTTAGGTGTGAAACTGGATATGATCGTAGTTATCCGTTTGAACCTTTGAGAGAGGATGTGTCCTTATGAGCACCCCGTTGGAATTGAAGTTGGATCCCGACAAAGTGCAAGAAATGCCGATGGTGGATATTGCTTTCCTCGTCTTGAAAGCAGCCAACACGCCTTTCTACTACCGTGATCTGATGAATGAAGTTGCGAAGCTTCGCGGACTCAGCGAAGAGCAAATTAATGATGTCATTGCACAGTTATATACGGAAATCAACATTGATGGCCGCTTCGCGTGCGTAGGGAACAATCTCTGGGGCTTGAAGCGCTGGTATCCTGTCGATCGCTCGGAAGAGTCGATGGGCACGAAGCGTCCTCGCATCATTAACGACGACGACGATGATCTGGAAGATGACGATATGTTCGTCGAAGAGGATGACAGCTACAACAATGAGGAAGACTTCGACTTCGTGGACGAAGACGGCGAAGACGAGGAAGACATGTATGTGGATGAAGAAGAGGATGCGGAAGTAGAAGAGGAAGTCATTATCGATGATGAAGAGATCGATGAAGACAATCCTGACGATGAGGAAGAGCCGGATATGGACGAGGATGCCGATCGGTAATCGTAATCCGAGCCAGCGGCTGTGACGGACCGTTTGCTTATGTTTCCCGGGCGATCTCCTCCGAGGCGCTTCGGCGGGAAGATAAGCAAACGGTTTTTGATGTGGACCGGAGCCGGGCCGCTGCCCCTGGAATGGGCGGAAATCCCCTCCTTGCGCTGGGGGAATCTGGATCGTGGCGAGGCCCCGATCAATTGGCTGGAAAATCCGCAAACGTTCCCTTGACACGGCATGTCCTACAGAGTAAACTAGCATATGGGCTTTTGATTTGTTTGTAATTGAATAGGTTGATTGACGCTAAAAGATGAAAGTGCCCCGTGACACTACGGGAGTCACTTTTTTATTTTTTATTGACATTTTTTCATCAATTTTTCTCGTGCAATTGGGTTACGATAATATCAGGCACCATGTGATTTCTTCGAACCCTGACTCAAGAGTCAAAGCCTCCCGAGAACATGTCTTGTATGCATTTGATCATAGGAGGGTTTCACCAGTGGCAAAGTATATTTTTGTGACGGGCGGCGTTGTATCTTCTCTAGGCAAAGGGATCACGGCAGCGTCCCTGGGAAGATTGCTGAAGAATCGGGGGCTGAAGGTTACAATCCAAAAGTTCGACCCCTATATTAACGTAGATCCGGGCACGATGAGCCCGTATCAGCACGGCGAAGTGTTCGTCACCGATGACGGAGCAGAGACCGACCTCGATCTCGGACACTACGAGCGATTCATCGACATCAATCTGTCGAAGAACAGCAATGTTACGACCGGCAAGGTTTATTCTTCGGTCATCTCCAAAGAACGCCGCGGCGAATATCTGGGCGGCACCGTTCAAGTCATTCCGCATATTACGAACGAGATCAAGGAGCGCGTCTTCCGCGCCGGCAAGGAAGCCGGTTCCGACGTGGTCATCACCGAGATCGGCGGCACGGTCGGCGATATTGAGAGCCTTCCGTTCCTGGAAGCCATTCGCCAGATTAAGAGCGATGTCGGCCGCGACAACGTCATGTACATCCATGTCACTCTGATTCCATACATCAAGGCTGCCGGCGAAGTGAAGACGAAGCCGACCCAGCATAGCGTGAAGGAGCTGCGGAGCATCGGGATTCAGCCGAACATGCTCGTATGCCGGACAGAGCACGCCTTGTCCGAGGACTTGAAGCGCAAGATCGCGCTCTTCTGCGATATTGATGCCAATGCCGTGGTGGAATGCCGCGACGCCTCCACTTTGTATGAAGTGCCGTTGATGCTTCGCGATCAAGGCATGGACGACATTGTCGTCAACCATTTGAAGCTGGAGACGAAGCAGCCGGATATGACCGAATGGATTAAGCTCGTCGATCGCGTGAAGCAGCTCCAGGGACAAGTCGAGATTGCGATTGTGGGCAAATATGTCGCTTTGCACGATGCGTATCTGTCTGTCGTCGAAGCCTTGGCGCACGCGGGATTCGATGCGAATACCGAAGTGAACATCCGCTGGGTGAACGCGGAGGAGATTACCGACGACAATGCGCGGGAGCGCCTCGAGGGCGTGCACGGCATTCTGGTGCCGGGCGGCTTCGGAGACCGCGGCATTGAAGGCAAAGTATCCGCGATCCGCTATGCGCGCGAGCAGAAGATTCCGTTCTTCGGCATCTGCCTCGGCATGCAGGTGGCGGTTATCGAATATGCCCGTTCCGTGCTGGGCATGACGGGAGCGAACAGTTCGGAGATTAATCCATCGACCGATTATCCGGTGATCGACCTGCTGCCTGAACAGAAGGATATCGAGGATCTGGGCGGAACGATGCGTCTGGGACTGTATCCGTGCAAGCTTCAGGAAGATTCGCTTGCGATGGCAAGCTATCAGGACGAGCTGGTGTATGAACGCCACCGTCATCGTTATGAATTCAACAATGAATACCGCGAAGCGATGGAGCGCGCCGGTCTGAAGTTCAGCGGCACATCTCCTGACGGGCGGCTGGTCGAGATCGTGGAACTGGCCGATCATCCATGGTTCCTGGCGGTGCAATTCCATCCGGAATTCACTTCCCGTCCGAACCGCCCGCAGCCGCTATTCCGGGAGTTTGTCCGGGCGGCCGTGGCGCACCGCGGATAATGATCCAGGCGGAAACTCCCATTATGGGGATTTCCGCCTATTTTTTGCGCTTCATAAGGGGAAGTTCATGTTTTTCCGTATTTCAAGCAGGATTTTAATATATCAAGGCGAATAAGTACCATTATTCTTGCTTTGGAAAAAAAAGCATGTTCATACGAGGCGACGCCTGTCTTAGCGGATGCACTCGCTCGTGTTACACGATGGGAGGGGTACCAGTTGGAGAAGAAGAAAGTATTGATAGTCGATGATCAAAACGGTATTCGGGTTCTTCTGATGGAAGTATTCAGCAGTGAAGGATACTCGACCTACCAAGCTTCCAACGGGAAGGTTGCATTGAACATCGTGCGTGAGGAATCTCCGGATATTGTCTTGCTGGACATGAAGATTCCGGGCATGGACGGCTTGGAAATTTTGAAGCAGATTAAGAAGATGGAGCCGCAGATGAAAGTCATTATGATGACAGCCTACGGAGAGCTTGATATGATCAAGGAAGCGACCGATCTCGGGGCGATCATGCATTTTACGAAGCCGTTCGACATTGACGAGATGAGAGTGGCGGTGAACATGACGCTGCAACAGGACCATTCGGCGGCGAACCCGGCGAATATGACGACATGACCCGATAGACGAGGCAATGACATAGGTTTAGACGATGCTGGGCGCTGACACCCGGCTTCTTTGTTTTGTGCGGGCGCAGATGAAGGAAGAAGCGAGGAAATGGCCGTCGGATGGCGGCTCGGAAGCGGCAGGGTTTGTCAAGAGGTTGTTTACTTTTTTACGGTCAAATGTGATATAATAACACCGTACTGGATGTCGGCTAATTACAGAAATACAGACAAAGACAACTTCTTAGGAGGATGGAGACCATGCCATTAGTTTCGATGAACGAATTCCTGCCAAAAGCAAAAGCGGGCAAATTTGCGGTGGGCCAATTCAACATTAACAACCTAGAATTCACTCAAGCGATTACGGAAGCAGCCATGGAAGAGAATGCGCCAATTATTTTCGGTGTATCCGAAGGGGCATTGCGTTACATGGGAATGGAATATACGGTTGCCATGGCCGAAGCGGCTGCGAAGAAATCCGGCTTGCCAATCGCTTTGCATCTTGACCACGGCAGCACATTTGAAGTCGCTATGGCTTGTATCCGTGCAGGATTCTCTTCCGTCATGTTCGACGGATCCCATCATGCATATGAAGACAACATTCGCTTGACCAAGGAAGTCGTTAAAGCGGCTCATGCGATGGGCGTATCCGTCGAGGGCGAATTGGGAACTATCGGCGGGGTCGAAGACGACCTGGAAGTGGATGAAGCATCCGCCCAACTGGCTAAGCCGGAAGAAGCGATCCGTTTCTACGAAGAAACGGGCGTAGACGCGCTGGCGATTGCGGTAGGTACGGCTCACGGCATGTACAATGGCGAGCCAAAACTTCACTACGATATCATTGAAGCAGTAGCTTCCAAAATTCCTGTGCCAGTCGTGCTTCACGGCGGTTCCGGAGTGCCTGACGAATCCATCCGCAAGGCAATCGCGGCAGGCGCAGGCAAAATCAACGTGAACACCGAGAATCAAGTTGCTTGTACGGCTGCGATTCGCGAAGCATTGGCGAAGGATGCCGACATGATCGATCCTCGTAAATATTTGACTCCGGCTCGTAAAGCGATGGTGGAAGTCGTTCGCGCCAAAATTCGCTTGTTCGGCAGCAACAACCAAGCGTAACAAGCGCAATTCCATAGTTAATACTACGTTTACGAATGCGGGAATAGCACCGGTTCGCCGGTGTTCTTCCCTTTTTGCATTATGGGGAGCCGATATAAGGCCGGATGTCGCCGGCTATCGGGGTTGTCAGCAACGCATGGGAGGAACTGGCTTGTCATGGAGAAGTTAATGATTAGCGGCGGTCGGCCGCTTCGAGGCTCCGTTCAGATCAGCGGTGCCAAAAACAGCGCGGTTGCGCTTATTCCTGCAGCAATCCTTGCGGAGACGGAAGTCGTACTGGATAATTTGCCCGAACTGAGCGATGTCGCCACATATATGGAGATCTTGACGGAGCTTGGCGGACAGGTTAGCTGGGAAGGTTCCTGTCTGCGCATCGATCCGTCGCGGATGATTTCGGTACCGATGCACAATGGACCCGTCAAAAAACTGCGGGCCTCCTATTATTTGATGGGCGCGCTTCTGGGCCGGTTCGGCGAAGCGACCATCGGCATGCCGGGCGGCTGCAATTTCGAGCCTCGCCCGATCGATCAGCATATCAAAGGCTTTGAAGCTTTAGGCGCGACGGTGACGAACGATCACGGCTCCGTCCATATTTACGCGCGGGAACTTCGCGGCGCCAAGATCTATTTGGATGTCGTCAGTGTAGGGGCGACTATTAATATTATGCTTGCGGCCTCGCGCGCCAAGGGCACTACGATTATAGAAAATGCGGCCAAAGAGCCTGAAATTATAGATGTTGCCACACTGCTTAATGCGATGGGCGCCCGCATCAAGGGGGCGGGCACGGAGACGATCCGCATTGAAGGCGTGGACAGCCTGCGCGGCTGCACGCACTCGATTATTCCGGACCGCATTCAGGCGGGAACGTATATGATTGCGGCTGCGGCCACTTGCGGCGATATTTTGATTGATAACGTTATTCCTAAACATCTGGAAGCCCTTACGGCGAAGCTGGAGGAAATGGGCGTGCGCGTCATTGAAGGCGATGAGTCGCTTCGCGTGATCGGGCAGCCGGAATACAACAGCATCGATGTGAAGGCGCTTGTATATCCCGGATTTCCGACGGATCTCCAATCCCCGATGACCAGCTTGCTTACGCAAGCCAAGGGGGTCAGCATGCTGACGGATCTCGTGTACAGCAGCCGCTTCAAGCATGTCCCGGAATTGGCCCGCATGGGGGCCAAAATACGGGTGGAAGGGCGAACCGCCGTCATCGAGGGAACACAGCTGAATGCGGCCAAGGTGAGGGCGTCCGATCTGCGTGCCGGGGCTGCGCTCGTTATTGCCGGCTTGACGGTAGAGACCGATGTCACGGAGATTTCAGGAGTCGAATTTATCGACCGCGGGTATGATCATCTCGTGTCCAATTTGCGAAATCTTGGCGCCGATGTATGGCGTCAGGTGGAATAAATCGATTCTGTTGGGGTAAAGATAGGTTAATAATAGATTGATATGGGCACAATCCATACAGAGACATAAGTTCTATTTCTACAGTATATCAACCTATGACGAAGAATTGGCTGCTTCTGGCTCACCATCTTCTCATCTTCATTCCGTCCACGATTTCTTTCCGGTGAAACAGCCCATCAATACCATGACACAGATAAAAGAGCAACTGCTGTATTCCCGCGTTGAATAAAGGGAAATGGACTTATTGATACGACATTGTCCGCATTTCATAACAGAATAGGAGTTGTATTCATGGATTTACAAATTTCCGATTTGGAAACGAAGAAATTGACCGAATTATACAAGCTGGCGAAGGAGTTCCAGATTCCGGGCTATGGTCAATTGAAGAAAAAAGAACTGATTTTCGCGATTTTGCGCGCGCAAGCGGAGCAGGGCGGCTACATGTTCATGGAAGGCGTTCTTGACATTCTGCCGGAAGGCTTCGGCTTCCTTCGGCCGATTAACTATTTGCCGAGTGCGGAAGATATTTATATCTCGCAGTCGCAAATTCGTAGATTCGATCTGAGAACGGGGGATGTCGTCTCAGGCAAGTGCCGCCCTCCAAAAGAGAACGAGCGCTATTTCGGTCTGCTCCAGATTAATGCCGTGAATGGCGAAAATCCAGAAGATGCCGCGCAACGGCTGCACTTTCCTGCATTAACTCCTCTTTACCCGCAGAAGAAGCTGGTGCTCGAAACTTCCCCATCCCGCATTTCAACACGGATTATGGATTTGATAGCTCCTGTCGGCTTGGGACAGCGCGGCTTGATCGTCGCGCCGCCTAAGGCCGGGAAGACGTTGCTCTTAAAAGAAATCGCGAACAGCATCTCGGAGAACAATCCTGAAATTGAGTTGTTCGTGCTGCTGATCGACGAGCGCCCGGAAGAAGTCACCGACATGCAGCGTTCCGTCAAGGGCGAAGTCGTGGCATCCACATTCGATGAAGTGCCGGAAAATCATATCAAGGTGGCCGAGTTGGTGCTTGAGCGGGCCCTTCGCCTTGTGGAGCACAAGAAGGACGTCGTTATCCTGCTGGACAGCATCACCCGGCTGGCGCGGGCCTATAACCTGGTTATTCCCCCATCGGGCCGGACGCTGTCGGGCGGTATCGACCCGGCTTCCTTCCACCGTCCGAAGCGCTTCTTCGGTTCGGCGCGCAATATCGAGGAAGGCGGCAGCCTGACCATTCTGGCGACGGCACTGGTCGAGACCGGGTCGCGCATGGATGATATCATCTACGAGGAATTCAAAGGCACAGGAAACATGGAGCTGCACCTGGATCGCAAATTGGCGGAACGGCGCATTTTCCCGGCGATCGATATCCGACGCTCCGGCACGCGCCGGGAGGAGATGCTGCTGTCGAAGGAAGAGCTCGACAAGCTGTGGATGATCCGGAAAAATATGAACGAAACGCCGGAATTCATCGATCAGTTCCTCAAAAAGCTGCGTGATACGAAGACGAACACGGAATTCCTGGCTACGTTGGACGCGAACGGCAACACGCCGACGCCGACGCGCCGTACCCGGAGCACTTCGGTCAGCTAATAGAGTTCCGGGACCAGCTTCGATGAGACGGACAGAAGCTATGGCTCTTCCCGATACGCTACTTTTTGGTTGCGCTGTTGGGCGGGCCGTGATATAATTCATTATTGTTCTATATAACTCTGGGAACGCAAAGGGCTCAGGGCGGAAAGAAGGTGAATTCGAATGAATGAAGCGATTCAACCAAAATACCACATTACTACGGTAACTTGCGCATGCGGTAATACGTTCGAAACAGGTTCGGTTAAGGAAAACCTGAAAGTAGAGGTGTGCTCGGCTTGCCATCCGTTCTTCACAGGAAAACAGAAGTTTGTTGATGCGGGCGGTCGTGTGGATAAATTTAAGAAGAAATATGGCATGTAATACGTTAAATATAGACTCTCTTGCTGGTGACAGCGGGAGGGTTTATTTTTTTGTGCCGACGCGCCGTTGAGCACAAAATGTCAAAACCGCACCCTATCCGGCCGGATATGATAGAGAAGAGAGCCGGGGTGTCAAAGGAAGGAGGTGTCCGCATGGGGAGAAGAGAGCATGAGCGGTGGATATGCCGCGCGGTGGCCTATATTGAACGGCATCTGACCGATGATGTGAACTTTGATGATGTAGCCCGC includes these proteins:
- a CDS encoding response regulator — encoded protein: MEKKKVLIVDDQNGIRVLLMEVFSSEGYSTYQASNGKVALNIVREESPDIVLLDMKIPGMDGLEILKQIKKMEPQMKVIMMTAYGELDMIKEATDLGAIMHFTKPFDIDEMRVAVNMTLQQDHSAANPANMTT
- a CDS encoding UDP-N-acetylglucosamine 1-carboxyvinyltransferase, which codes for MEKLMISGGRPLRGSVQISGAKNSAVALIPAAILAETEVVLDNLPELSDVATYMEILTELGGQVSWEGSCLRIDPSRMISVPMHNGPVKKLRASYYLMGALLGRFGEATIGMPGGCNFEPRPIDQHIKGFEALGATVTNDHGSVHIYARELRGAKIYLDVVSVGATINIMLAASRAKGTTIIENAAKEPEIIDVATLLNAMGARIKGAGTETIRIEGVDSLRGCTHSIIPDRIQAGTYMIAAAATCGDILIDNVIPKHLEALTAKLEEMGVRVIEGDESLRVIGQPEYNSIDVKALVYPGFPTDLQSPMTSLLTQAKGVSMLTDLVYSSRFKHVPELARMGAKIRVEGRTAVIEGTQLNAAKVRASDLRAGAALVIAGLTVETDVTEISGVEFIDRGYDHLVSNLRNLGADVWRQVE
- the rho gene encoding transcription termination factor Rho, with the translated sequence MDLQISDLETKKLTELYKLAKEFQIPGYGQLKKKELIFAILRAQAEQGGYMFMEGVLDILPEGFGFLRPINYLPSAEDIYISQSQIRRFDLRTGDVVSGKCRPPKENERYFGLLQINAVNGENPEDAAQRLHFPALTPLYPQKKLVLETSPSRISTRIMDLIAPVGLGQRGLIVAPPKAGKTLLLKEIANSISENNPEIELFVLLIDERPEEVTDMQRSVKGEVVASTFDEVPENHIKVAELVLERALRLVEHKKDVVILLDSITRLARAYNLVIPPSGRTLSGGIDPASFHRPKRFFGSARNIEEGGSLTILATALVETGSRMDDIIYEEFKGTGNMELHLDRKLAERRIFPAIDIRRSGTRREEMLLSKEELDKLWMIRKNMNETPEFIDQFLKKLRDTKTNTEFLATLDANGNTPTPTRRTRSTSVS
- the rpmE gene encoding 50S ribosomal protein L31; translation: MNEAIQPKYHITTVTCACGNTFETGSVKENLKVEVCSACHPFFTGKQKFVDAGGRVDKFKKKYGM
- the tenA gene encoding thiaminase II gives rise to the protein MACFTEELRRTADPIFAAIFAHPFVRGIAEGTLAKEQLIHYVKQDFEYLNAFIRVYGIAISKCDHRAAMALFNEQISFILDSETHPHQNFCDVAGVTYEELQGFPLAPSANHYVNHMLTVAHGGTREDIVAALLPCPWTYTEIGRRLLEEVKPDSSHPFYDWMHFYGDRESGITMQLRGLLDGWAESLSAARKRQLEEHFLTSCRLEYLFWDMAYRLEDWPAPVTEAEAVRA
- the fba gene encoding class II fructose-1,6-bisphosphate aldolase, which codes for MPLVSMNEFLPKAKAGKFAVGQFNINNLEFTQAITEAAMEENAPIIFGVSEGALRYMGMEYTVAMAEAAAKKSGLPIALHLDHGSTFEVAMACIRAGFSSVMFDGSHHAYEDNIRLTKEVVKAAHAMGVSVEGELGTIGGVEDDLEVDEASAQLAKPEEAIRFYEETGVDALAIAVGTAHGMYNGEPKLHYDIIEAVASKIPVPVVLHGGSGVPDESIRKAIAAGAGKINVNTENQVACTAAIREALAKDADMIDPRKYLTPARKAMVEVVRAKIRLFGSNNQA
- the rpoE gene encoding DNA-directed RNA polymerase subunit delta, with protein sequence MSTPLELKLDPDKVQEMPMVDIAFLVLKAANTPFYYRDLMNEVAKLRGLSEEQINDVIAQLYTEINIDGRFACVGNNLWGLKRWYPVDRSEESMGTKRPRIINDDDDDLEDDDMFVEEDDSYNNEEDFDFVDEDGEDEEDMYVDEEEDAEVEEEVIIDDEEIDEDNPDDEEEPDMDEDADR
- a CDS encoding CTP synthase → MAKYIFVTGGVVSSLGKGITAASLGRLLKNRGLKVTIQKFDPYINVDPGTMSPYQHGEVFVTDDGAETDLDLGHYERFIDINLSKNSNVTTGKVYSSVISKERRGEYLGGTVQVIPHITNEIKERVFRAGKEAGSDVVITEIGGTVGDIESLPFLEAIRQIKSDVGRDNVMYIHVTLIPYIKAAGEVKTKPTQHSVKELRSIGIQPNMLVCRTEHALSEDLKRKIALFCDIDANAVVECRDASTLYEVPLMLRDQGMDDIVVNHLKLETKQPDMTEWIKLVDRVKQLQGQVEIAIVGKYVALHDAYLSVVEALAHAGFDANTEVNIRWVNAEEITDDNARERLEGVHGILVPGGFGDRGIEGKVSAIRYAREQKIPFFGICLGMQVAVIEYARSVLGMTGANSSEINPSTDYPVIDLLPEQKDIEDLGGTMRLGLYPCKLQEDSLAMASYQDELVYERHRHRYEFNNEYREAMERAGLKFSGTSPDGRLVEIVELADHPWFLAVQFHPEFTSRPNRPQPLFREFVRAAVAHRG
- a CDS encoding S8 family peptidase, whose amino-acid sequence is MDMTALLHRLLQDMSFSERPPAKKLIRFHRPKRFAAFSEALRTLRRDRLELQHLRELPLIRAWSCPVPESVAQLLSRYPNEFTIEDDALIAIQAASHRPVSWERGIPWGVRQIKAPQAWGMTTGHRVHIGVIDTGADYRHPDLRQSLMRGVNFVHRGMPPYDDNGHGTHIAGTIAAANQMYGIIGVAPRALIHPVKSFDENGAAYVSDIINGIEWCVRNGMHIINMSFGMKSRSKSLLQAVTQAYQSGVTVVASSGNDAKRKSIDYPARYPQTISVGATDRMRRIAPFSNRGQFVDIYAPGEKIVSSWIKGKYHEMSGTSMATSHISGAIALLLAMRPRLKPGEIKALLRRTANPVRGRKTRNLQAKPPGEVDVMRLLKEAERL